A section of the Cutibacterium granulosum genome encodes:
- a CDS encoding O-antigen ligase family protein, giving the protein MTDNSMPSGLSTHPATSTTTPSGVLRAGSGILASSDAGGARLEQDMAHDSSQHRPSQRAFTRRHDHGPRYLGARAANVVEESPSPFARLCEWLLAVCFVLMPVLSAWGSTVTIAGQAPVRLLTLVFVVLVLIRRRYLSVVTQGILVVTGMWMILGLVLPAGTTGVKELLCVAFGLLTMAAMTMTADRPGWIVTVCRAWLLGLVVAILPALNEVRTGKHLPNYLGGTKTMGRYREIASFMVNPNLFAYFLVAGMIVMVVGWTVERHWFVRLMYIGTFVLCFPLLVLAGARLALMSTLVILAWLMVRYRKLLIAAVVLTLTGALAIIVSGKLDDVLDEVAMSIHHLSSNSGRSRLGVYQDAIWMFVASKGVGLGPGQFQDAVLLAPWPNRGTIDPHNGFAELFVGYGLLLGTVLLAIGIAVLWAGARRLWDLDPGPAQRLILQTVVASMLVIPVIALANSSYLKNPVVWVQMATVAVFCEFLRPDATAGLEEEFAGRCDADESSRRTYLERRSRLVRGVMDRAQRSDTSRPGPSTG; this is encoded by the coding sequence ATGACCGACAACTCCATGCCCAGCGGTCTCAGCACCCATCCGGCCACCAGCACCACCACGCCCAGTGGTGTCCTCCGTGCTGGATCCGGCATCCTCGCCAGCTCCGACGCTGGCGGGGCACGGCTCGAGCAGGACATGGCGCACGACTCCTCGCAGCATCGTCCTTCCCAGCGTGCGTTCACCCGTCGTCATGACCACGGTCCCCGGTATCTCGGTGCCCGGGCGGCCAACGTCGTCGAGGAGAGCCCCTCCCCCTTCGCACGACTGTGTGAGTGGCTGCTCGCGGTGTGCTTCGTCCTCATGCCGGTGCTGTCGGCCTGGGGATCGACCGTGACGATCGCCGGTCAGGCCCCGGTGCGTCTGCTCACCCTGGTCTTCGTCGTGCTGGTACTCATCCGGCGGCGCTACCTGTCCGTCGTCACCCAGGGCATCCTCGTGGTGACCGGGATGTGGATGATCCTCGGTCTGGTGCTTCCTGCCGGCACCACCGGTGTCAAGGAACTGCTTTGCGTGGCCTTCGGGCTGCTCACCATGGCTGCGATGACGATGACCGCTGATCGGCCGGGATGGATTGTCACGGTGTGTCGGGCCTGGCTCCTCGGGCTCGTCGTCGCCATCCTGCCGGCACTCAACGAGGTACGCACTGGCAAGCACCTGCCCAACTACCTGGGCGGTACCAAGACGATGGGCCGTTATCGCGAGATCGCCTCGTTCATGGTCAATCCCAACCTCTTCGCCTACTTCCTCGTCGCAGGAATGATCGTCATGGTCGTTGGATGGACGGTGGAACGGCACTGGTTCGTCCGGCTCATGTACATCGGCACCTTCGTGCTGTGCTTCCCGTTGCTCGTGCTGGCTGGTGCCCGGTTGGCGTTGATGTCCACACTGGTGATCCTCGCCTGGCTCATGGTCAGGTACCGCAAACTGCTCATCGCCGCGGTGGTGCTCACCCTCACCGGGGCCTTGGCGATCATCGTCTCCGGCAAGCTGGATGATGTGCTTGACGAGGTCGCCATGTCGATTCACCACCTCTCCTCGAACTCCGGGCGTTCCCGACTGGGCGTGTACCAGGACGCCATCTGGATGTTCGTCGCCTCGAAGGGGGTGGGGCTCGGGCCTGGACAGTTCCAGGACGCCGTCCTGCTCGCCCCCTGGCCCAACCGCGGCACGATTGACCCACACAACGGCTTCGCCGAACTCTTCGTGGGCTACGGTCTGCTGCTGGGCACGGTGCTGCTGGCCATCGGAATCGCCGTGCTGTGGGCAGGGGCGCGCCGGTTGTGGGACCTGGATCCGGGACCGGCACAGCGATTGATATTGCAGACGGTCGTGGCGAGCATGCTCGTCATCCCGGTCATCGCCCTGGCCAACAGCTCCTACCTCAAGAACCCGGTGGTCTGGGTCCAGATGGCCACTGTGGCGGTGTTCTGCGAGTTCCTGCGCCCCGATGCGACGGCTGGTCTGGAGGAGGAGTTTGCTGGGCGGTGCGATGCCGACGAGTCGTCCCGACGTACATACTTGGAACGGCGTAGCAGACTGGTTCGTGGTGTCATGGATCGTGCACAGCGTTCTGACACCTCGCGTCCAGGCCCCTCGACGGGGTGA
- a CDS encoding acyltransferase codes for MSEPRIIPTADLDEGVTIGDGSSIWHLSQVRGGAVLGENVVVGRGAYIGEGVHVGDNCKIQNYALVYEPAELEDGVFIGPAVVLTNDHFPRAINPDGSLKSADDWEQVGVTCKRGCSVGARSVCIAPVTIGEWATVAAGSVVTKDVQPYALVAGVPAKRIKWVGRSGFPLEPDGENRWIDPRTGDRFTEDPATDTLTLVGEGEEN; via the coding sequence ATGAGTGAACCGCGGATCATTCCGACCGCAGATCTTGACGAGGGAGTGACGATCGGCGACGGCTCGTCGATCTGGCATCTGTCCCAGGTACGCGGAGGAGCCGTCCTCGGCGAGAACGTCGTCGTCGGACGTGGTGCCTACATCGGGGAGGGGGTGCACGTCGGTGACAACTGCAAGATCCAGAACTACGCGCTCGTCTACGAGCCCGCCGAACTTGAGGACGGCGTGTTCATCGGCCCGGCAGTGGTGCTCACCAACGACCACTTCCCGCGCGCCATCAACCCCGACGGGTCGTTGAAGTCCGCCGACGACTGGGAGCAGGTGGGCGTCACGTGCAAGCGCGGCTGCTCGGTCGGTGCCCGCAGCGTGTGCATCGCCCCGGTGACGATCGGGGAATGGGCCACCGTGGCAGCCGGATCCGTCGTCACCAAGGACGTGCAGCCCTACGCCTTGGTCGCCGGTGTGCCTGCCAAGCGCATCAAGTGGGTCGGACGGTCCGGATTCCCCCTCGAGCCCGACGGTGAGAATCGCTGGATCGATCCCCGCACCGGGGACCGATTCACCGAGGACCCCGCCACCGACACCCTCACCCTCGTCGGTGAGGGCGAGGAGAACTGA
- a CDS encoding DegT/DnrJ/EryC1/StrS family aminotransferase, giving the protein MTLEFIPPAKPILGEDERKAVDAVIASGMVAQGPQVHSFEEEFSAQVVDGVECVAVNSGTSALHIGLLASGIGAGDEVIVPSFTFAATGNSVALTGAKPVFADVDPNTFCLDPASVEASITENTKGILPVHLYGLPANLDEIRVIADKHGVQLFEDCAQAHAASINGKHVGTFGTFGAFSFYPTKNMTSGEGGMITTSDPEVARKARMIRNQGMEKRYANEFVGLNNRMTDIHASIGRVQLGKLAGWTKIRQDNAAFLSQNITEAVTPTVPEGYVHVYHQYTIRVEGATGEERDRFVTALKEEHQVGSGVYYPIPNHRLPSLAPYAPGLELPNTEKVAAECVSLPVHPSLSQADLERIAEAVNKAAKAGA; this is encoded by the coding sequence GTGACTCTCGAATTCATCCCACCGGCCAAGCCAATCCTCGGCGAAGACGAGCGCAAGGCCGTTGACGCCGTCATCGCCTCCGGCATGGTTGCCCAGGGCCCCCAGGTCCACTCCTTCGAGGAGGAGTTCTCCGCCCAGGTTGTCGACGGTGTCGAGTGCGTGGCCGTCAACTCCGGCACCTCCGCCCTGCACATCGGCCTGCTGGCCTCGGGTATCGGAGCCGGTGATGAGGTCATCGTCCCGTCCTTCACCTTCGCCGCCACCGGCAACTCGGTGGCCCTCACCGGCGCCAAGCCGGTCTTCGCCGATGTCGATCCCAACACCTTCTGCCTGGACCCGGCCTCCGTCGAGGCGTCCATCACCGAGAACACCAAGGGCATCCTGCCGGTGCACCTGTACGGTCTGCCGGCCAACCTGGACGAGATTCGCGTCATCGCCGACAAGCACGGTGTGCAGCTCTTCGAGGACTGCGCCCAGGCCCACGCCGCCTCCATCAACGGCAAACACGTCGGCACCTTCGGCACCTTCGGCGCCTTCTCGTTCTACCCGACCAAGAACATGACCTCCGGTGAGGGCGGCATGATCACCACCTCCGATCCCGAGGTGGCCCGCAAGGCCCGCATGATCCGCAACCAGGGCATGGAGAAGCGCTACGCCAACGAGTTCGTCGGCCTCAACAACCGCATGACCGACATCCACGCCTCCATCGGCCGCGTTCAGCTGGGCAAACTGGCTGGCTGGACGAAGATCCGTCAGGACAACGCCGCGTTCCTCTCGCAGAACATCACCGAGGCCGTCACCCCGACCGTCCCGGAGGGCTACGTGCACGTCTACCACCAGTACACGATTCGCGTGGAGGGAGCCACCGGCGAGGAGCGCGACCGTTTCGTCACCGCCCTCAAGGAGGAGCATCAGGTCGGTTCGGGTGTCTACTACCCGATCCCCAACCACCGACTGCCCTCGCTGGCCCCCTACGCCCCGGGTCTGGAGCTGCCGAACACCGAGAAGGTTGCAGCAGAGTGTGTCTCGCTGCCGGTGCATCCCTCGCTGTCCCAGGCCGACCTGGAGCGCATCGCCGAGGCCGTCAACAAGGCCGCGAAGGCAGGTGCGTGA
- a CDS encoding Gfo/Idh/MocA family protein, producing the protein MANLRAGMVGIGSMGKNHVRNLRAIDGVDLVAIADASGKDPFGVAGDLPILPDVDAVIETGVDYCVVAAPTKFHEEIGLKLAEAGVHALIEKPLAYDTTAAKHLAEAFASRGLVGAVGHIERYNPALQSLRKRLENGDLGDLYQVATRRQGPFPARIADVGVVKDLASHDIDLTSWVTQRDFELVAARTMFKAGREYEDMVSATCQLSGGLMSNHLVNWLTPTKERRTFVTGEKGMFVADTLTADLTFYANAKVETVWDDIANFRGVAEGDVTRFAIPKPEPLRTEHENFRDAVLGKGSDIVTMEQGARVVQVCEAMIESARTNQFIEIN; encoded by the coding sequence ATGGCAAACCTGCGCGCCGGCATGGTCGGCATCGGATCGATGGGCAAGAACCACGTCCGCAACCTGCGGGCGATCGACGGTGTCGACCTCGTCGCCATCGCAGACGCCTCCGGCAAGGACCCGTTCGGGGTCGCTGGTGACCTGCCCATCCTGCCCGACGTGGACGCCGTCATCGAGACCGGTGTTGACTACTGTGTCGTCGCCGCTCCGACGAAGTTCCACGAGGAGATCGGTCTCAAGCTTGCCGAGGCCGGTGTACACGCCCTCATCGAGAAGCCGCTGGCCTACGACACCACCGCTGCCAAACATCTCGCCGAGGCGTTCGCCTCCCGTGGTCTGGTGGGGGCCGTCGGACACATCGAGCGGTACAACCCGGCCCTGCAGTCGCTGCGCAAGCGTCTGGAGAATGGCGACCTCGGCGACCTCTACCAGGTGGCCACCCGCCGCCAGGGACCGTTCCCAGCCCGTATCGCCGACGTCGGGGTCGTCAAGGACCTTGCCAGCCACGACATCGACCTCACCTCCTGGGTCACCCAGCGGGACTTCGAACTCGTCGCGGCTCGCACGATGTTCAAGGCCGGACGCGAGTACGAGGACATGGTCTCGGCCACCTGTCAGCTCTCCGGTGGGCTCATGAGCAACCACCTCGTCAACTGGCTCACCCCGACCAAGGAGCGTCGTACCTTCGTTACCGGTGAGAAGGGCATGTTCGTCGCCGACACCCTCACCGCCGATCTCACCTTCTACGCCAATGCCAAGGTGGAGACGGTCTGGGACGACATCGCCAACTTCCGTGGCGTCGCCGAGGGTGACGTCACCCGGTTTGCGATCCCCAAGCCCGAGCCGCTGCGCACCGAGCACGAGAACTTCCGTGACGCCGTGCTGGGCAAGGGCTCCGACATCGTCACCATGGAGCAGGGTGCCCGAGTGGTTCAGGTGTGCGAGGCGATGATCGAGTCCGCTAGGACGAACCAGTTCATCGAGATCAACTGA
- a CDS encoding O-antigen ligase family protein, translated as MDVIRRLLAEWYPDERSLGTRVTGMVAECVLAALVITATFVTTERPVRGRQTLPIFELVLCIALGVLVVVHLARWCVLDVDTRRAVIGDRRWLRVTVGAFLFVVAVAAVSLGFHDHAVRVNDAVVTHPPGWLFTVPLVQSALTVLVALALVTAIPRSGLLRALWRASVVLALATACDIVREYDTGNYYGWRVATRLGGAATIHIVYLLGIGAMIEALLHGWRRWISVPVLTILLVVLVLSGSRAGIVGVGLFAGMLVLWYAQRRLRTLKARAALVTTVLLAVCAAVVGMSLMRGSLVDRARVLTWRTAWQAATTDVATVLFGVGYGRLWPWLGGMTGALPLRSHAVRTTFFGACLPHAHNTVVAVFGEMGLVGLAALLVIFGVVIVVAVRAVRGPSRVLAMTVLASLPGLLVDTYLIKNFPVSLLWWVAVFMLLVLEAERTAGQSAT; from the coding sequence ATGGACGTGATTCGCCGTCTGCTGGCCGAGTGGTACCCCGACGAGAGGAGCTTGGGGACGAGGGTCACTGGTATGGTGGCCGAGTGCGTCCTGGCGGCTCTCGTCATCACCGCCACCTTCGTGACGACGGAGCGCCCGGTGCGTGGCAGGCAGACCCTGCCCATTTTCGAACTGGTGCTGTGCATCGCACTCGGGGTGCTGGTGGTGGTGCACCTGGCGAGGTGGTGCGTGTTGGATGTCGACACCAGACGTGCGGTGATCGGGGACCGGCGATGGCTGCGTGTCACCGTCGGTGCGTTCCTGTTCGTCGTCGCCGTGGCGGCAGTGAGCCTGGGGTTCCACGATCACGCCGTGCGCGTCAACGACGCGGTGGTCACCCATCCGCCAGGCTGGCTCTTCACCGTGCCACTGGTGCAGTCTGCCCTGACGGTGCTGGTCGCGCTCGCCCTGGTGACGGCCATCCCGCGCAGTGGCCTGCTGCGTGCCCTGTGGCGTGCCTCGGTGGTGCTCGCCCTCGCCACGGCGTGCGACATCGTCCGGGAGTACGACACCGGCAACTACTACGGGTGGCGGGTCGCGACCCGACTGGGTGGGGCGGCGACGATCCACATCGTCTACCTGCTGGGGATCGGCGCCATGATTGAGGCCCTCCTGCACGGCTGGCGCCGATGGATCTCGGTTCCGGTGCTGACGATCCTGCTCGTCGTCCTGGTGCTCAGCGGGTCCCGTGCCGGGATCGTCGGTGTGGGACTGTTCGCGGGAATGCTGGTGCTGTGGTACGCACAACGTCGATTGCGCACTCTCAAGGCTCGGGCAGCCCTGGTGACGACGGTACTCCTGGCGGTGTGTGCGGCCGTGGTGGGGATGAGTCTCATGCGAGGTTCCCTGGTGGACCGGGCCCGGGTCCTCACCTGGCGCACGGCGTGGCAGGCTGCCACCACTGACGTGGCCACGGTGCTGTTCGGGGTGGGCTATGGACGGTTGTGGCCCTGGCTTGGCGGAATGACCGGTGCACTGCCGCTGCGCAGTCACGCGGTGCGCACCACCTTCTTCGGTGCTTGCCTGCCGCACGCCCACAACACCGTCGTCGCGGTCTTCGGGGAGATGGGTCTCGTGGGTCTTGCGGCGTTGCTGGTGATTTTCGGAGTCGTCATCGTCGTTGCGGTACGGGCGGTACGAGGACCCAGCCGGGTGCTCGCCATGACGGTCCTCGCCAGCCTGCCGGGGCTGCTCGTCGACACCTATCTCATCAAGAACTTTCCGGTGTCACTGCTGTGGTGGGTGGCCGTGTTCATGCTGCTCGTGCTGGAGGCCGAGCGTACGGCCGGTCAATCTGCCACGTGA
- a CDS encoding HPr family phosphocarrier protein: MASRTVTVGSSVGLHARPAAIISQKAAQLGSAVTLATDGDPIDAKSVLGIMTLGASSGDSVTVAGDDEEDVNTIADLVASDLDA; this comes from the coding sequence ATGGCAAGCAGAACCGTCACCGTCGGATCCTCCGTCGGACTCCATGCCCGCCCAGCCGCCATCATCTCGCAGAAGGCCGCCCAGCTCGGCTCCGCCGTCACCTTGGCCACCGACGGCGACCCGATCGATGCCAAGTCCGTCCTGGGCATCATGACCCTGGGCGCCTCCTCCGGCGACTCGGTCACGGTGGCGGGTGACGACGAGGAGGACGTCAACACCATCGCCGATCTGGTGGCGTCCGATCTGGACGCCTGA
- a CDS encoding fructose-specific PTS transporter subunit EIIC — MNVPLITPELVCLDADLGSTKAEVITSVAGIIAAAGRANADGLSHDALDREAQSPTGMPGGFAIPHCRSAAVSQPSLGFARLSPAVDFNGPDGPADLVFMIAAAEGAGADHMKLLTKLARALVKPEFVEQLRQATDARTVVDLIESVVEPDAAAPSSAAVSPASAAPDPAVQAPAVPSQTAGTEADQQQGSGAEGTPTPDTTNQTHVVAVTACPTGIAHTYMAADYLTAAGKKMGIDVKVEPQGSTGTEPLSAADIERADAVIFATDVGVKGRDRFAGKPVIESGVKRAVNEPETMVAEAVAAARDPHAHRVSVSTGEHDEAEQAGSQIGWGKRLQQALMTGVSYMIPFVAAGGLLIALGFLFGGYEIAQDGMDIALHNTFANLPAPTGHALGGSAAMTYLGAVFFAVGQAAFAFLLPALAGYIGFGLADRPGIAPGFVAGAIAGVTGAGFIGAIIGGLLGGFIAYGFTRLNPPRWLRGLMPVVIIPLVGSLLAGGLMYVVLGRPLATMTNSLNNWLGGMSGASAVILGIILGLMMCSDLGGPINKAAYLFATTNLAVTNAGSLKVMAAVMAAGMVPSLAMALSTAVRPKLYQPAERENGTAAWLLGASFISEGAIPFAAADPLRVIPSMMVGGAVTGALSMALGAASKAPHGGIFVFFAIDRFWAFILAVIVGTVVAALLVTILKASAQRKDKTAAAA; from the coding sequence ATGAACGTTCCTCTCATCACCCCTGAACTGGTGTGCCTGGACGCCGATCTGGGATCGACGAAGGCCGAGGTCATCACCTCGGTCGCCGGAATCATCGCCGCGGCCGGACGCGCCAACGCCGACGGCTTGTCACACGACGCCCTCGATCGGGAGGCCCAGAGCCCCACCGGGATGCCCGGCGGCTTTGCCATTCCACACTGTCGCTCCGCAGCGGTGAGCCAGCCATCCCTGGGGTTCGCCCGACTGTCTCCTGCAGTCGACTTCAACGGACCCGACGGGCCGGCCGACCTCGTCTTCATGATCGCGGCGGCAGAAGGTGCTGGTGCAGATCACATGAAGCTGCTCACCAAACTGGCTCGTGCCCTGGTGAAACCCGAGTTCGTCGAACAGTTGCGGCAGGCCACCGACGCACGAACCGTGGTGGACCTCATCGAGTCGGTCGTCGAACCAGACGCAGCCGCACCATCCTCCGCAGCAGTGTCACCGGCCAGCGCGGCACCGGACCCAGCGGTTCAAGCCCCAGCGGTTCCGTCGCAGACTGCCGGCACCGAGGCAGACCAGCAGCAAGGTTCCGGTGCGGAAGGGACGCCGACCCCCGACACCACCAACCAGACCCACGTCGTGGCAGTGACCGCCTGTCCCACCGGGATCGCCCACACATACATGGCCGCCGACTACCTCACCGCTGCTGGCAAGAAGATGGGGATCGACGTCAAGGTCGAGCCACAGGGGTCCACCGGAACCGAACCACTGAGTGCCGCAGACATCGAGAGAGCCGATGCCGTCATCTTCGCCACCGACGTCGGTGTCAAGGGGCGGGATCGGTTTGCTGGCAAACCCGTCATCGAGTCCGGGGTGAAACGAGCCGTCAACGAGCCGGAGACCATGGTCGCCGAGGCGGTCGCGGCGGCCAGGGATCCCCATGCCCACCGCGTGTCGGTCAGCACTGGCGAGCATGACGAGGCCGAACAAGCCGGTTCACAGATCGGATGGGGCAAACGCCTCCAGCAGGCCCTCATGACTGGCGTGTCGTACATGATTCCCTTCGTGGCTGCCGGTGGTCTGCTCATCGCCCTGGGATTCCTCTTCGGCGGCTACGAGATCGCCCAGGACGGCATGGACATCGCCCTGCACAACACCTTCGCCAACCTTCCAGCGCCTACCGGGCATGCCCTGGGTGGATCCGCTGCGATGACGTACCTCGGGGCCGTCTTCTTCGCCGTCGGACAGGCCGCCTTCGCCTTCCTGCTCCCGGCCCTGGCCGGCTACATCGGCTTCGGTCTGGCCGACCGGCCCGGAATCGCCCCCGGTTTCGTGGCCGGGGCCATTGCCGGGGTGACCGGAGCAGGCTTCATCGGTGCCATCATCGGTGGTCTGCTGGGCGGCTTCATCGCCTACGGATTCACTCGCCTCAACCCGCCGCGATGGCTGCGTGGTCTCATGCCGGTAGTCATCATCCCGCTGGTGGGGTCCCTGTTGGCCGGCGGACTCATGTACGTCGTCCTGGGGCGTCCCCTCGCCACCATGACGAATTCGCTCAACAACTGGTTGGGTGGCATGAGTGGCGCCTCGGCCGTCATCCTCGGCATCATCCTGGGTCTCATGATGTGTTCCGACCTCGGCGGGCCGATCAACAAGGCTGCCTACCTGTTCGCCACGACCAACCTCGCCGTCACCAACGCCGGATCGCTCAAGGTCATGGCCGCCGTCATGGCTGCCGGAATGGTGCCCTCGTTGGCGATGGCGCTGTCCACCGCAGTGCGTCCGAAGCTCTACCAGCCGGCCGAGCGGGAGAACGGAACCGCTGCCTGGCTGCTGGGCGCCTCCTTCATCTCCGAGGGAGCCATCCCCTTCGCCGCAGCCGATCCGTTGCGCGTCATCCCCTCGATGATGGTCGGCGGTGCCGTCACCGGTGCCCTCTCCATGGCTCTGGGTGCCGCCTCCAAGGCCCCCCACGGCGGAATCTTCGTGTTCTTCGCCATCGACCGATTCTGGGCGTTCATCCTGGCCGTCATCGTCGGTACCGTCGTGGCAGCCTTGCTCGTCACCATTCTCAAGGCGTCAGCCCAGCGCAAGGACAAGACAGCCGCTGCCGCCTGA
- the pfkB gene encoding 1-phosphofructokinase, whose protein sequence is MIVTVTLNPSIDRTAGLSGPLNRGRVNRLGSCDEVAAGKGVNISRVLHGAGVDTCAIVPAHCEDPLVIGLQNDDIPHLAVPIRAATRTNLTLTEPDGTTTKINEPGAHLSPDELAAIEQAVVTKAHEATWVVMSGSLPPGVPAAWYAAMTERLHEVGVKVAVDTSDEPLHELATRLPEAAPDLIKPNSVELGQLCGADGKALETAADHGDFNTVVSAARRLHGIENVLVTLGGAGALLVTEHDAWHARFEPVEVRSTVGAGDSSLAGFLLAHARGDQPETCLRTAVAWGTAAAALPGSTMPTPAQADAIGVSLVHL, encoded by the coding sequence GTGATCGTCACCGTCACGCTCAACCCGAGCATTGACCGCACGGCGGGTCTGTCCGGTCCGCTGAATCGTGGCCGGGTGAACCGACTCGGCAGCTGCGACGAGGTCGCCGCAGGCAAGGGAGTCAACATCTCCCGAGTCCTGCACGGTGCCGGGGTCGACACCTGCGCCATCGTGCCAGCCCATTGTGAGGATCCCCTGGTGATCGGGCTCCAGAACGATGACATCCCACATCTGGCGGTTCCCATTCGCGCTGCGACACGGACGAACCTCACCCTCACCGAACCCGACGGAACCACGACGAAGATCAACGAGCCGGGGGCCCACCTCTCCCCCGACGAACTTGCCGCCATCGAACAGGCCGTCGTCACGAAGGCTCACGAAGCCACTTGGGTGGTGATGTCGGGATCGCTGCCGCCAGGTGTTCCTGCAGCGTGGTACGCCGCGATGACCGAACGACTGCACGAGGTCGGCGTCAAGGTTGCCGTCGACACCTCCGACGAACCGCTCCACGAGCTGGCGACCCGTCTGCCCGAGGCCGCACCCGACCTCATCAAGCCCAACTCCGTCGAGCTCGGCCAGCTGTGTGGAGCCGACGGCAAGGCTCTCGAGACCGCGGCAGACCACGGTGACTTCAACACCGTCGTCTCGGCGGCGCGACGTCTGCACGGCATCGAGAACGTCCTGGTGACCCTGGGTGGTGCCGGTGCTCTGCTTGTCACCGAGCACGACGCGTGGCACGCCCGTTTCGAGCCGGTCGAGGTGCGCTCGACCGTCGGAGCCGGAGACTCCTCCCTGGCCGGTTTCCTGCTGGCTCACGCCCGAGGCGACCAACCCGAAACCTGTCTGCGCACCGCCGTCGCCTGGGGCACGGCCGCCGCAGCCCTGCCGGGATCAACCATGCCGACCCCGGCACAGGCCGACGCCATCGGCGTCAGCCTCGTCCATCTGTGA
- a CDS encoding DeoR/GlpR family DNA-binding transcription regulator, with translation MYPAERHKWLVTTARDEGRVSVTQASERLGVVPETIRRDLDVLTSRGLLTRVHGGAIPAGFDLLGDQPLETRDSSAVTEKERIAQAAVDFLPSGRGAIILDAGSTMARFAALLSPSSQLTIFTDSAPVATSASTHSTCDVQLIGGRVRPTTQATVGNVEQFDRLRVEVAFLGTNGISVDHGLSTPDVDEAATKAAMVRCAREVVVLADSRKIGAESTTRFATLDDIDVLITDEGISEHQLKALKKAGVDVVIV, from the coding sequence ATGTATCCAGCTGAACGCCACAAATGGCTCGTGACCACTGCGCGGGACGAGGGACGTGTCTCGGTGACACAGGCCTCGGAGCGTCTGGGCGTCGTGCCCGAGACGATTCGCCGTGACCTGGACGTGCTGACCTCCCGTGGCCTGCTGACCAGGGTGCATGGTGGGGCGATTCCAGCCGGCTTCGATCTGCTGGGTGATCAGCCGTTGGAGACGCGCGACTCATCCGCCGTGACCGAGAAGGAGAGAATTGCGCAGGCTGCGGTGGATTTCCTGCCGTCGGGACGCGGCGCGATCATCCTCGACGCCGGTTCGACGATGGCCCGGTTCGCCGCACTGCTCTCCCCGTCCTCCCAGTTGACGATCTTCACCGACTCGGCTCCCGTGGCGACGTCTGCATCGACCCATTCCACCTGTGACGTGCAGTTGATCGGTGGACGGGTGCGTCCCACCACCCAGGCCACGGTGGGCAACGTCGAGCAGTTCGACAGGCTGCGGGTGGAGGTGGCGTTCCTGGGCACCAATGGCATCTCGGTGGACCACGGTCTGTCCACCCCCGACGTGGACGAGGCCGCCACGAAGGCGGCGATGGTCCGTTGTGCCCGTGAGGTTGTCGTTCTGGCCGATTCGCGCAAGATCGGTGCGGAGTCGACGACGCGGTTCGCCACCCTGGACGACATCGACGTGCTCATCACCGACGAGGGCATCTCGGAACATCAGCTCAAGGCTCTGAAGAAAGCTGGGGTGGACGTCGTCATCGTCTGA
- a CDS encoding amino acid ABC transporter ATP-binding protein, with the protein MDNETPQTPNDGTPVVELRDVNKHFGDLHVLQDVNLSVHKGEVVVILGPSGSGKSTLCRTINRLETIDSGTILFHNEPLPTDPQQLSTLRTKVGMVFQSFNLFDEMTALENVMFGPTKVLGVAEEEARSQAMELLSGTGMAEQADKHPAELSGGQQQRVAIARSLAMQPEVMLFDEPTSALDPHMVHEVLDVMTGLADSGMTMVVVTHEMAFARKAADRVIFLTDGQILADTDPQTFFTHPDTEQIREFLGELEG; encoded by the coding sequence ATGGACAACGAGACCCCCCAGACTCCGAATGACGGCACCCCGGTCGTTGAGCTGCGTGACGTCAACAAGCATTTCGGCGACCTGCACGTGTTGCAGGACGTCAATCTCTCGGTGCACAAGGGCGAGGTCGTCGTCATCCTTGGGCCGTCGGGGTCGGGAAAATCGACACTGTGCCGCACGATCAACCGGCTGGAGACGATCGACTCGGGCACGATCCTTTTCCACAACGAGCCGCTGCCCACCGATCCGCAGCAGCTCTCCACCCTGCGCACCAAGGTGGGAATGGTCTTCCAGTCGTTCAACCTGTTCGACGAGATGACAGCACTGGAGAACGTCATGTTCGGCCCGACGAAGGTGTTGGGTGTCGCCGAGGAGGAGGCCCGCTCGCAGGCGATGGAGTTGCTGAGTGGCACCGGGATGGCCGAGCAGGCCGACAAACACCCCGCCGAGCTCTCGGGGGGTCAGCAGCAGCGGGTGGCGATCGCCCGATCGTTGGCCATGCAGCCCGAGGTGATGCTCTTCGACGAGCCGACCTCGGCCCTGGACCCGCACATGGTCCACGAGGTGCTCGATGTCATGACTGGTCTGGCCGACTCGGGGATGACGATGGTCGTCGTCACCCACGAGATGGCCTTCGCCCGGAAGGCGGCCGACCGGGTGATCTTCCTGACCGACGGGCAGATCCTGGCGGACACGGACCCGCAGACCTTCTTCACCCATCCGGACACCGAGCAGATTCGGGAATTCCTGGGTGAGCTGGAGGGGTGA